Proteins from a single region of Deltaproteobacteria bacterium:
- the pstA gene encoding phosphate ABC transporter permease PstA codes for MAASEKSAIECVRATLARRNRAERRFKNFGRAAVLLGLVFLVLMFVNIIATGYSAFWQTFVKLPVHFDAQVIDPRGSGEPETLGAADYGLLAKASLRSLFPEVKGRRHRRDLSKLVSRGTVFQLRRMVLEEPSLVGSTVEMWVPADDDYDMLYKGNVDRTLPEADRRLSDRQIAWFDRLMDDGRVESRFNVTFFTAGDSREPELAGIRGAAIGSFFMLAVTLLLSFPLGVATAVYLEEFAPRNRVTGLIEVNINNLAAVPSIVFGLLGLAVFINLFGLPRSAPLIGGLVLTLMTLPTIIIAGRAALKSVPPSIREAALGVGASKLQMIVHHVLPLAMPGMLTGAIIGMARALGETAPLLMIGMVAFVVDVPQGVTDAATALPVQIFLWLDSPERAFVERASAAIMVLLAFLVAMNALAIMLRRRFERRW; via the coding sequence ATGGCGGCATCCGAGAAAAGCGCCATCGAGTGTGTGCGCGCCACCCTCGCCCGGCGCAATCGGGCGGAACGGCGCTTCAAGAACTTCGGGCGCGCGGCGGTCCTCCTGGGGCTCGTGTTCCTGGTGTTGATGTTCGTCAACATCATCGCCACGGGCTACTCCGCTTTCTGGCAAACCTTCGTGAAGCTTCCGGTCCACTTCGACGCGCAGGTGATCGACCCCCGGGGATCCGGTGAGCCCGAGACCCTCGGTGCCGCCGACTACGGCCTCCTCGCCAAGGCGTCCTTGCGTTCGCTCTTCCCCGAGGTGAAGGGAAGGCGTCACCGGCGGGACCTGTCCAAGCTGGTCAGCCGGGGAACGGTGTTCCAGCTCCGGCGGATGGTCCTGGAGGAGCCCTCGCTGGTGGGCTCCACTGTCGAAATGTGGGTGCCCGCCGACGACGATTACGACATGCTGTACAAGGGCAACGTCGACCGGACGCTGCCGGAGGCGGACCGGCGCCTGTCCGACCGGCAGATCGCATGGTTCGACCGGCTCATGGACGACGGGCGCGTCGAGTCGCGATTCAACGTCACGTTCTTTACCGCGGGCGACTCCCGGGAGCCGGAGTTGGCGGGCATCCGGGGCGCGGCCATAGGTTCGTTCTTCATGCTGGCGGTGACCCTGCTGCTGTCCTTCCCGCTGGGCGTGGCCACCGCGGTCTACCTGGAGGAGTTCGCTCCCCGGAATCGGGTGACCGGGCTCATCGAGGTCAACATCAACAACCTGGCGGCGGTGCCGTCCATCGTCTTCGGCCTGCTGGGGCTGGCGGTGTTCATCAACCTGTTCGGTCTGCCGCGCTCGGCGCCCCTGATTGGGGGACTGGTGCTCACGCTGATGACGCTCCCTACCATCATCATCGCCGGCCGCGCCGCGCTCAAGTCCGTGCCGCCCTCGATTCGGGAGGCGGCGTTGGGGGTGGGCGCCTCCAAATTGCAGATGATCGTGCACCACGTGCTGCCTCTGGCCATGCCCGGCATGTTGACCGGCGCCATCATCGGCATGGCCCGGGCGCTTGGAGAGACAGCGCCCCTGCTCATGATCGGGATGGTCGCGTTCGTCGTGGACGTTCCGCAGGGAGTGACGGATGCCGCGACCGCGCTGCCCGTGCAGATCTTTCTTTGGCTGGACAGCCCGGAACGTGCCTTCGTGGAACGGGCGTCCGCGGCCATCATGGTCCTGCTGGCGTTTCTCGTTGCCATGAACGCCCTGGCCATCATGCTGCGGCGACGCTTTGAAAGACGTTGGTAA
- the pstC gene encoding phosphate ABC transporter permease subunit PstC: MGSPSLILALLGLSSVSYYLGWRRSISLAQGTVRNLHSLPGYHGLYTALWAAVPALLLLAVGVALKGPIVTSIVVSDLPQEVQSLSPERLNLVINDIRNLASGNIASQKTPEMLAAADRYVRLQGYAAIAITVAVLALGVFCGAIAWRTIKPGKRARNAVERIILGFLMASSTIAILTTVGIVLSVLFESIRFFQAIPVTEFIFGLEWSPQMAIRADQVGASGAFGAIPLFVGTLLISFIAMVVAVPVGLMSAIYLAEYARPQVRGVVKPLLEVLAGIPTVVYGFFAALTVAPFIRGMGEQVGLDVASESALAAGLVMGIMIIPFVSSLSDDVINAVPQAMRDGAYALGATRSETIKQVVIPAALPGIVGGVLLAVSRAIGETMIVVMAAGLAANLTVNPLSAVTTVTVQIVTLLTGDQEFDTPKTLAAFALGLVLFVVTLGLNVIALQVVRKYREQYE, from the coding sequence ATGGGCTCTCCAAGTCTGATTCTTGCCTTGTTGGGCCTGAGCTCGGTCAGCTACTACCTGGGCTGGCGGCGCTCCATCTCACTGGCCCAGGGCACCGTCCGGAACCTGCATTCGCTCCCGGGCTACCACGGTCTCTACACCGCCCTGTGGGCCGCGGTACCCGCGCTCCTGCTGCTGGCCGTCGGCGTGGCCCTGAAGGGCCCCATCGTCACGAGCATCGTGGTGTCCGACTTGCCGCAGGAGGTCCAGAGCCTGTCGCCGGAGCGGCTCAACCTGGTCATCAACGACATCCGCAACCTCGCGTCCGGCAACATCGCCTCGCAGAAGACCCCGGAGATGCTGGCCGCGGCGGATCGCTACGTCCGGCTGCAAGGCTACGCCGCCATCGCGATCACGGTGGCCGTGCTGGCCCTGGGCGTCTTCTGCGGCGCCATCGCGTGGCGCACCATCAAGCCCGGCAAGCGCGCGCGCAACGCGGTGGAACGCATCATTCTGGGCTTCCTCATGGCCAGCTCCACCATTGCGATCCTCACCACGGTGGGCATCGTGTTGTCGGTGCTGTTCGAGTCCATTCGCTTCTTTCAGGCGATACCGGTAACCGAGTTCATATTCGGGCTGGAGTGGAGCCCCCAGATGGCCATTCGTGCGGACCAGGTGGGGGCGTCCGGGGCTTTCGGCGCGATCCCGCTGTTCGTCGGCACGTTGCTCATCTCGTTCATCGCGATGGTGGTGGCCGTGCCCGTGGGCCTCATGTCGGCCATTTACCTCGCCGAGTACGCGCGCCCGCAAGTCCGCGGGGTGGTGAAGCCCCTGCTCGAGGTGCTGGCGGGGATCCCTACCGTGGTCTACGGTTTCTTCGCGGCCTTGACGGTGGCGCCGTTCATCCGTGGGATGGGAGAACAGGTGGGCCTTGACGTGGCGTCCGAGAGCGCCCTGGCCGCGGGGCTGGTCATGGGGATCATGATCATCCCGTTCGTATCCTCGCTTTCCGATGACGTCATCAACGCCGTGCCGCAGGCCATGCGCGACGGCGCGTATGCGCTGGGCGCGACCCGCTCCGAGACCATCAAGCAGGTGGTTATCCCGGCGGCGCTTCCGGGCATCGTCGGGGGCGTTCTTCTGGCCGTGTCCCGCGCCATCGGCGAAACCATGATCGTCGTCATGGCTGCCGGACTGGCCGCGAACCTTACGGTCAATCCGCTCTCGGCGGTCACCACGGTTACGGTTCAGATCGTGACCCTGCTGACCGGGGACCAGGAGTTCGACACCCCCAAGACGCTGGCCGCCTTCGCGTTGGGCCTGGTGCTGTTCGTCGTCACCCTGGGCCTGAACGTCATCGCCCTGCAGGTGGTGCGCAAATACCGGGAGCAGTACGAGTAG